From the Raphanus sativus cultivar WK10039 unplaced genomic scaffold, ASM80110v3 Scaffold3585, whole genome shotgun sequence genome, the window aatccgagtgacatggtctatgaccatgatagaacttggccgaattctttgtgatacaaagatcactagctaatgcttgggaacacatggatttacatgtaataaaaatatgcatcaggccatataaagtgagcatagatattcccatctaagaatgataaagggtcatgatccagacatagaccatcctaagagattatgtatagaccaccacaataatatgtgccgtcttggatggaacctcataaaaagatgagataagattgggaatatatgttggatatgagaatgctttctcccacgattttataagaaaccttgagccaaatatgggtgatcagattaaggctaggtttacggattgcatgattaaatccgactatccaacatcagggggagaaagaaataagctggtacaagtataaagaaatggaatggtattaaccatccttgtcttggcaagatcctcggaccagagaatatgatttaagacgtccaaagaaaaatcatacaaagctagctaaaagaatgccagacaaattagacccgaaaaggaaagaaaaagaatgactaagtcataccagcttaagcaccacgaaattaatgtcctagaagagacataatcaagttgctatagagtctaaagatagaccaacatgttccataagataaggaacctcggaaataaaagaaaggtgcaaataaaAGACATATCTGAGGTCATAAGAGAAACCAGACTAGACATTTGGATAAGGCTGCGCAActgaacatctaagataccagaccatgtagtttggggcgccaaactgcaaggtaataaaggttcttagtaagaatgaaatctccaatcgattagttcatgtctggaacacaatggaacactataaaagaagtgtcgacacatacatacacaaaagataaagatgcataagaaaatagcacttgagtttaaaagatataagcgaggatcagaacccacgagaatacaagaatgcattcatagactaaaagaaattgtgggggtttaagaaagattcaaagaatctataaaagagatgggtgtattggccatatatagaaacaccatctgataagataaaaccagtgaaaaatgggtcctgtgtgggaaaggaaaagaaatcgtgagacatggactaaagtgttcatattcctatttaaagcattcaaggaatggctttattacacaaggatactcacaaagaccaaggaacatattataaggagatatactcctatgtggtggatgctactacaaatccgaaagtgataaaggtctggatataagaaaagggaaatgtagtaagcagcatgattgatcactggataaagaaatgataagagtatcagaaagatgagaaaagaaattctgatagaatagttttgttcctaagctattcatggactgaaacgaaAGGCAGCTGCATATAAggcatataatgcatgtaaaggataagactaagtaatacttagtgaaaggagttctataagaacgtcccTGAATACtccatgcatatattatgaaggaaattccttgtgttcatacttaaagaaaggatgattagatcgattgattcttggacaggctatgataagaatacaatgatctatagtggagatgatagccatgaatatgtattgagatctatgatccaaagtaccaagaatagaatgtgatatggtcaaaagagaataagaggatgaatccatcagattcacgaccaaagacccatatcaactaggatcacgtccaacctagttcgaccttaatcatcttgGTTCTAGTCCAGCCCGTTCCGATCCGTTCCCTTCGGTCTTGTCCGACCTGAAACGTCCATAGTAAGGGGAACGGCATATTGATccaaaagtggcttagttttgatgaaCATCAAATTATAGCATGATAGCCATTCATGAACAAGTTATGGACATATAATAAAGAAGGTTCATGAAGAGTTTGGTCAAAAGCTATGAACGGGACACACACAATGGACATAGCATGATCCGAGTAGATCATGGATATACTAAGGCATTCATGGTCGaaatttatctaagaaagatggaCCATGTAATCATCTCGGTCTTGTTCCGGCCCCGTTCCGGCTCGGTCTCATCGATCCTGTTCCGACTAAACCGGTTCCAGTGACCACTATATTCAAATCGTGGTATGGCTATGGACAAAGCATGTGTCCTTGGTCCAGGAAAGACTTTACATAAGTACTTTTAAGActtatgcacatccgaccaaaagaaatgtattgatatgattggcgccttgatatggcaagccatactaggtcggataagttttatggatatgttcagaccataagacattgatactaaagccatacacgtcccCTGCCATAAGTGTTATTGGCACTTTACTTAGATAAATTTGGCATGTCCGAACATGAGACAATGGGACATGATCAATATATCCTAAGTTACCTTCTAAGGAACtaaaagtttgagattgatttatactaaccaaacccaaaagaaaagggattgtttggttttaataaatgttacaggtttatataaggtctcaaacaggttatacacatttggagaatgatgaagaagcacaaagtactacaagttcagttatgagaaatgttagccgacttcttcaccatgtctacaccaactacacatctatgaagtctacctatccgtttgggacgtggcaacagaaggaccagttcaagacttggcgcccatgaagctaaaccatcaaagtgtccatgcgccagacttgaagaacggaggtccagaacagggggagtagtgtgtgttgtactctttttccttcacttcggttttgtcccactgggttttccgagtaaggttttaatgaggcaactttaagcacactacaagctctatatggttctggcatccaagggggagtgttatgaatattatgtttatggatgtccagcccattatatatttacttgtaatcttggcccgtttatggcccattgtatttaggcccatgtcgtcatgtatttcctatataaggaatactttgattcaataataaaacacagtttcacaacatatttaaatttgtcTCAGTCTGCTTTAGTTCTCATATATCCTTGGGTTAGCTTCTCTTTCATGTGTGGTCATCAATACCCCAAATACTTCATGGAATAAAGGTTGCCCTACGAGTTTAATCCACATCCTGAAGATGTCTGAAGGATAGGTTTGGACTGATCCACCAATAAACTGTAAGCTGGAGACAGATTAgaatagaaaatgaaaaatatatatcttaggTGCGTtgaaaaagatgagaaaagtCTCCCTTGTATAAATGAGTCGTTTGTTTGTCTCAATAGAAGAAGATATAGAAATAAGGGAGAGACAAGtaataaaataagaagaatGAGAATCTTAGTCCTCTGCAGCATACAGAGCCTTAATCTCCTCTACATCTTCGTAGCTACCAAGAAATATTGGAGAACGCTCATGGATCTTCTCGGGCACAAGCTCTAGCGCCTGCATCATGAATGACATTTCAAGTTATACTACTTGAAACCGTTACAAACAAAACCGTTGAAAGATTGCATTTTTAATTTACCCTTTTCTTGCCAGTGAAGGCCTGACCTCCGGCTTGCTCCATCAAGAACGACATCGGGAAGACTTCATACAGAACACTGTTCACATGTACAAAAACAAGATTAGCTTAAGTTTCTGTGTTGTTTAGCTGTATTCAAATCATCAAACTCTAAGCTTACTTACCGTAGTTTCCCATTGGGGCTTTTCTTGTCAGCCGGGTACAAGAAGATTCCTCCATAAAGCAGTGTGCGATGAACATCAGCTACCATACTGTCAAGAGCCAAATGTGAACATAAAGCAAACCATATGCTATTTTCTATGACTGAGGTTCAAGGTTCTCTTCCAATACCTTCCCACATATCTCAGAGACTTAGCGGGAGAACCATCTTTAGGAAACTTGCATTTCTCTACATACTTTGTGGTTGGACCATCCCAGTTCTGAGCATTGCCTTCATTCACTGAATAGATGTTCCCCTTTTTAGGAATCTGTGCACAAGAAGAGCTGAGGCATTATTCAtaacagaagaaaaagagaaagatcATGTTTTATTGGTTTACCTTAATGTCCGGGTGAGTTAATATGAACTCTCCTAGAGATGGGTCCAGGGTAAATCCATTGACACCAGTTCCAGTGCTCAACACAAGCTGTGAgagataaattataaaaaccaGAAATAAACAATtgaaatttcttatatattttcagTACCATGCAGGAGCTTCCGTACATACAGTAACCCGCAGCAACCATTTCATTCCCAGGTTTCAAGACATCTTCAGTAGTTGGCTCATCATTGTGGCTCATTGTGTAAATCCCAAAGATCTACACACAGAAAGCCAAATTcaagaaaaaagacaaaactttgacatcatcatatatataataaggaAAGTTTGGGTGAGAGAAACATACGGTTCCAATGGAAACACCACAGTCGATGTTTGAGGATCCATCAAGTGGATCAAAAACAACACAGTACCTATCGATACATCCAGTAATGtcaatgataataattaaaaaaaaaacattttcatcaCCAAACTTACTTTCCACGCTTGGATGACTCCACGAACGTTgcttcctcatcttcttctgagACAAGAACAGACTGCCCAAAAAACGGTTAGTtagaagataaaaaaatcaaactattcTCAGTTTCATAATTAAAAAGGATAGGTTTAAACTTACAGTTCTGCCACTGCTAACCAAAGCTTTGACAAAGACATCATTAGAGAGCACATCGAGTTTCTTTTGCTCTTCACCCTATTTTTATTACACAATGGTAAAatcttagaccaaaaaaaaaagaaagctttAAATAAGACAAAAAGACATAACACCTGCCTGGATATTTGTTTCCCCAGCAAGCCCAATTAGCTTGGCCAAACCAGCCTGCAACACAAGTTTATGACTTTGACATCTAAAGTGGATTCCAGATCATCATCACCAAATCGAAAGCGACATTTTGACCCTCAAAAAAAGTGTTACCTTGTTGACAGCACTGCAGACGAATTTGCATCCCAAAACGATGTTACTGAGCAAAATGGTGAAATCACCACGAGACTCTGGGTACTTTGATTGCTCATTCAGCACGAACCTCGTTATGGTCATCAAATCCGTACGGTATGCATCTGCTTCGTGATCCATCTTTGatcctctctctctcgtctAAGCCACCAAATGCCTTTTTAAtcagatatatatattagaGATTGCCTGTTTTGTGTGTTGCAGGTTTCGAGGAAGATGATTAGGATAAAGACGCGACCGGTGATAAATCGAAAGGACAAGCCAATCCAAGGAGACTTACCAGATCGGATTGACACGTGGCTATGACAGGTTTGGCCGTCATGTTGTGGGGATAACGATAAAGAAGCAACCTTAGTCCTCGTATGTTTCTTTTGATGCATTCAATGTTTAATTTGAATTTAGCACGGACAACTAGGTACGAATTTAGCGTTGACTTATTTGCAAATTTTATTGATTGATCGAAGAATAAGACGATGAAATCCTTAAGAGTTAAGGAACTGGGCAATACATCTAGTTGTATCTACATCCCATACACCAAGTATAATAATCAGCTCAACAAAAGCCTTATGCTCATGTTCAACtatatcaaataattttggCAAGATAATATTGTGAAAATGGATATATTTACCaaaatttttcattaatatcttttcaaatttccaaaaaaatcaCAATTAAAGAAGTACACATGCAAATCACAAAACAGATCAGAAGTGAAATCGAATGATAATTTAACTTTGTTTATGGTCAAATGCTTTTGTCTGATTGTAACAAGCCTCATTTGGTATAAAAGTTGACAtcttttttagttttcattACCAATCAAAAAGacattatttgttttcattcaACACATCAAAAATCTATACTCATactaaaacatattttcatcACCCTTGAAATACAAATTTTTACAATAACTAATGTAGAAGATTTCTCTGAAAGTCTTCTAGATGACTTCTTATGAAGTCTTCTCTCGTTAGctagaaaatttaataaacatgaatgtTGGTAACTTTATAATTATTACCAattaagttatgaattttattcaATAGCCTCAATATTGACTAATATacatgaaaaaacaaaaaaatgttaaaagtttttttagtttgagagaaaatgaaagtttattaaacattgatgtagacgacttacacggaagtcGTCCGGTAGACGACTTCCGTGGAAGTTGTCGAGAAAGTCATTTTTTAATTGAAGAGACGACGTATCTGGAAGTCGTCGGACTTTCTTTGTAAacaaaatatctagaaaatacATGAGAAAATTTtcctgtaagtcgtctagaataagcaggttagttttgtatttgaccggattgtgtcagaaatttgactttttctaGACAACTTACGCATAAGACGTCCAGTagacaaattaaaaaattaatattttgttatacctagaagacttccatgtaagtcgtctCAGGTTAATTttgcaattaaaaaataaaaataaaaattttatgtttttcgaGACGACTTCACAGAAGTCGTCCGTTAGACGACTTACACGAAAGTCGTCCATGATTTTTATTCCGAGATTCTGGTCAGACCTTGCTTATCTTGGAAGTCGTCTAggtataacaaaatattgattttttaattttctaatctctttgacttaaaacaccaaactttatatgaatttttcagttttgtctcatgtctttcttaCATCTAtcttttttgcaggtttttaatattccactcattttctcttttttaaaccatttgaacgtttttttatattcaggtttttcagatctaggtttgatatgcaggtttttcagatctaGAAGACTTGTGGGACGACTTACCTATTA encodes:
- the LOC130506716 gene encoding fructose-1,6-bisphosphatase, cytosolic-like, producing the protein MDHEADAYRTDLMTITRFVLNEQSKYPESRGDFTILLSNIVLGCKFVCSAVNKAGLAKLIGLAGETNIQGEEQKKLDVLSNDVFVKALVSSGRTSVLVSEEDEEATFVESSKRGKYCVVFDPLDGSSNIDCGVSIGTIFGIYTMSHNDEPTTEDVLKPGNEMVAAGYCMYGSSCMLVLSTGTGVNGFTLDPSLGEFILTHPDIKIPKKGNIYSVNEGNAQNWDGPTTKYVEKCKFPKDGSPAKSLRYVGSMVADVHRTLLYGGIFLYPADKKSPNGKLRVLYEVFPMSFLMEQAGGQAFTGKKRALELVPEKIHERSPIFLGSYEDVEEIKALYAAED